The Enhydrobacter sp. sequence TCTTCATCGCTGGCTCCCAGCTAGCGGGCGAGAATCTCGATCAACGTGGCATTGAACGCCTCGGGCGCCTCATAGGCAACCCAATGGCCGGCGCCCTCGACGACGTTCATCTCGAAATCCGGCTGCAGTGCCCGGAAGAGGTCGATGCGCTCCTGGATGTAGGGATAGGTGGTCGAATCGAATTCGCCCCAGATGCCGGCGAGCGGCGTGCGGACCTGCGGCAGCACGTTGCTGAGGGCGCCGGCGATTCCCATGTCGCGGCTGCGCGTCCTGGCGCGCGTGGTGTTCAGGATCTGCATGTAGATCGCCACGCCATCGACCTTGGCCGGATCGTGCAGCATCAGGATCCCGAGGTTGCGCCGTGCTTCGTCGGCGAGCGTCTCGGCCGGCATCTCGGGCAGGAGCTTGTGCAGCTTCGGACCGGGTCTGCGCGTCGCCCGGAGGCCGCCGGCGCCGACCAGGACGATGCGTTCGATGCGTTCGGGCATCAGGGTGGCGAGATGCCCCGAAACCATGCCGCCGAAGGAGAAGCCGACGAGCCGGAACGGCTGGTTCCCCGGCAGGATTGCATCGACCGCGGTCCGGACGCATTTGGTGACCGACCAGATGTCGCGCACATCGTCCGGCGGGTCGCTGTCGCCGAGGCCCGGCAGGTCGGGTGCATAGACGGTATAGTGCTGCGAGAGCGGCACGACATTGCGGATCCAATGGATCCACGAGCCCGAGCCGCCATGGAACAGCATCAGAGCCGGCTTGCCCCGGCCGGCTCCCCAGATGTGCCACATCATCTGGCCGCCATTTCCCATCGGCACGCGCACGGCCTGGGAAAGAGCGGCAACGGATTCGATATGCTCGCGCGCCGTGCGGCCGTCCGGCAGGCGCGGCACGGCGGAGTAGTCGAGACTCATTTCGCGATCGCAGCCAGGAGACGCTCGACGAAGCCCGCCGCCTGCTTGCGGTCGATCCAGCGCAGCACGGTCATGAGGTCGTGGTCGGGATCGATCCAGACGATATGGCTGCCCCAGCCCAGCGCGAAATAGCTTCTCTCCGACGCCGCGGCGAACTGGCGCCGATCGGTGTTGAGCCACCACAACAAGCCGTAGAACGGCGCTACGGCACACGGCTTCACGAGCTCGTCTGTCCAGCCCTCGGGCAGGATCTGCCGGCTGTTCCAGCGACCGCCCCGTGCCACCAGCAGGCCAACCAGCGCGAGATCGCGTGCCGAGATCACGATGCCGCCTCCCCAGTGGCCGCCGCCCGGCACGGAGACCATTGGCTTGCCGTCGATCGTGACGGTCGAGTTGCGATAGCCGTCCCATCGCCAGCCCGACGAGGCGCCGATCGGGTCCATGATGCGGCGCCTCAGGACGGCGGGCAGCGGTTCCTTGAAGACCTGCAGCAGCGAAAGGCTGAGGCGGTTCACGCGGACGTCGTTGTATTCGTAGAAGCTGCCGGGCTTGCGGAGAGCCCGCCGCGTGCCCTTGGGCGCCTCGGCGACAGCGAGTCCGACGACCCGGTTGTGGTCGATACGGTCTTCCTTGCCGAACAGCGTGCCCTGCCATTCGCTGGTTTGCGTGAGCAGATGCCGCCAGGTGATGTCCTTGTTCTGCTCGCTCTGGAAGCCGTCGTCGAGCGCATAGGCCGCGACCTTGTCGTCGAGGCTCCGGATCAGCCCGTCGCCCAGCGCGAGCCCGGCCAGCAGCGAGAGAAAGCTCTTGGCGACGCTGAAGGTCATGTCGGCCCGAGCCGTGTCGCCCCATTCGGCCAGCAGCCGGCCGCCCTGGTAGACGATGCCCGAGGCGCCGCCGCGCGGTGCGACCGGTCCCAGCACTTCGTTGTCCGGCGGCCGTTCGCCGGAATCGTAGGTCATCACGAACTGCCCGTCGGGCATATGCATGCTGCGCGGCCACCGGGCTTCTGCGGCCTGGGCGAAGGCGATGGCCTCTTTCAGATCTGTCATGCCCGCAATCAACATTGGAGCCGGTCGCGGAGCAAGCGTAGAAAGCGGCGATGTCCACGCCCGCCACGCTTTCGATCCGCCGCCCCGACGACTGGCACGTCCATCTGCGCGACGGTCCCATGCTCGCCGCCTGCGCGGTCCATACCGCACGGCAATTCGCGCGCGGCATCATCATGCCGAATCTCGTGCCGCCGGTGACCAGGGTCGACGAGGCGGCCGCTTATCGCGAGCGCATTCGCGAGGCGATACCGGCCGGCCTCGCGTTCGAACCGTTGATGACCTGCTACCTGACCGACGACGCCGATCCTGCGGAACTTGTCCGCGGCAAGCGCGAGGGCGTCTGGGTTGCGGCCAAGCTCTATCCTGCGCATGCGACGACGAACTCGGCGCACGGCGTCACCTCGATGGAAAGAATCTCCCGGGCGCTGGACGGCATGGAGAAGGCGGGCATGCCGCTCCTCGTTCATGGCGAGGTGACGGATCCCGACGTGGACATTTTCGACCGCGAGGCGGTGTTTCTCGACAAGGTGCTGGTGCCGCTGCTCGAGCGCCATCAGGGCCTCAAGGTCGTGCTGGAGCACATCACGACCCGCGAGAGCGTGCAGTTCGTCGAGGTTCATTCCGGCCGGCTGGGCGGCACCATCACGCCGCATCATCTGAGCTACAACCGCAATGCGATCTTCAAGGGCGGGATCCGTCCGCACTTCTATTGCCTGCCGATCGCCAAGCGCGAAGAGCATCGTCTCGCTTTGCGGCGCGCCGCCACCTCGGGCCATTCCGCCTTCTTTCTCGGCACCGATACGGCGCCCCACACGGCCGATACCAAAGAATGCGCCTGCGGCTGCGCCGGCGTGTTCAACGCCCCGGTCGCCATGCAGGTCTATGCCCAGGTCTTCGCGGAGGAGCGGGCCCTCGACAGGCTCGAGGCCTTCGCCTCCCTGAACGGCCCACGCTTCTACGGCCTGCCGGCCAACGAGGAGCGCATCACCTTGCAGGCGCGGCCGCTCGAGGCGCCCGAGCGCGTCGAGGTGCCGGGCAGCAACAAGAGCATCGTCGTGTTCCGGCCCGATACGCCGGTCGGCTGGTCGTTCCGAGCCAAAGATCCCTCGCTTCGCTCGGGATGACAAATTATCGTCGCGTCCATGACCAAGAGAGCAGTACCTGCCGGCGCTGTCGTGCGCGGAACGGACAAAGGATACGACCATGCGGTCCCGACCCCGACACCGGGCAGCGAGCGTCCGGTCGAGAAGATCGACCAGAAGTATCCCTATATGCGGCCGCGCGATGCGGCGACGCTGATCCTGGTGCGCATGAAAGGCAAGGTGCCCGAGGTGTTGATGGGTTGCCGCGACGCCAGGCATGCCTTCATGCCCAACCGCTACGTGTTTCCCGGCGGAAGGGTCGATCTCGCCGACGCCCATGTGCCCATTGCGACGCCGCTCGACCGCCATGTCGACGAGCGGCTGCGGAAGGCCGCATCGGCCCGGCGTGCCCGCGCCCTCGGCGTCGCCGCAGTGCGCGAGACGTTCGAGGAGACCGGCTTGATGCTCGCCAAGCCGCTCGAGGGCGGTGCGCCGAAGAAGGACTATGGCGAGCATTGGCGCGGTTTTCTCGACACGGGCATGGCGCCGGCGCTCGACTGCCTCGACCTGATCGCGCGTGCCGTGACGCCGCCCGGCCGGCCGCGCCGCTTCAATGCGCGTTTCTTCATGGCGCGGGCCGAGGATGCGACCGGCGAGATCCGTCATTCGAGCGAGATGGGCGACATACGCTGGGTGAGGCTCGACGAGGCGCGCGAGCTTCCGTTGCCGACCATCACCGGCCTGATCCTGGGCGAGATCGGGCGACTCGTTAAGGAACCGCCCGACCGCAGCAAACAGCGCCGCATTCCGCTCTTCATCACCGTGCATCGCAAGCATCTGATGGTCGAGGAGTAGCGGCATGGCGGCGCCCAACGGCACTTCGTCGTCGCCGGCCGAGAGAGCGCCGCTCGCCGCCGCCAGCCCGATCCTGCCGCCGCGCGGCGGCGTACGGCTGCGCGCTTTGGTGCTGATCCGCTGGGGAGCGGTTGCCGGGCAGCTCTTCACCGCCGCCGTCGTCCATTGGGGTCTGGGTTTCAGCCTGCCGCTCTTGCCGGTCGGCGGCGCGATCGCGCTCTCGGCCCTGCTCAATCTCGCGGTCAGCCTCGGGCGGCCGGCCTCGGTCCGCATCGACGATCGCGAGGCCACGATCTTCCTCGCGTTCGACATCGTGCAGCTTGCGGTCCTGCTCTATCTCACCGGCGGCCTCACCAATCCCTTCGCGCTTCTGTTGCTCGCGCCGGTGGCGATCGGCGCCACCATCCTGTCGCTCGCCAGCAACATCGCGCTCTCGCTGCTCACGATCGCCAGCATCGGCGTGCTCGCGCTCGTCCACCAGCCGCTGCCGTGGCTCGGCATCGCGCCCGAGCTGCCGGAGATCTACCAGGCCGGATTCTGGGCGGGCCTCAGCCTCACCACGCTCCTGATCACGCTTTACGGCTGGCGGCTCGCCGAGGAGGCCCGCCAGATGAGCGATGCCCTGGCGGCAGCCCAGGCGGCGCTGGCACAGGAGCAGCGTTTGTCCGCACTGGGCGCGCTTGCCGCCGCCGCCGCGCACGAGCTCGGCACGCCGCTCTCGACCATCACCGTGGCCGCCAAGGAGATGCTGCGCGAGGTCGAGCCCGACGATCCGCTGCGCGAGGACGTGGAGCTGCTGGCGGCCGAGTCCGACCGCTGCCGGTCGATCCTCGCCCGGCTGTCCGTCGATCCGGCCGGAGATGTCTCCGAAGCCTATACCGTGGTGCCGCTGCCGGCGCTGATCGAGGCGGCGGCGCAGCACTGTCGGCGCGAGGGCATCACCATTTCCTTCGAAGCGGGGCCGATCGGCGAGGGCACGCCCAGGACCGCGCCTATCCAGGTGCGCAGTCCGGAAATCATGCAGGGCGTCGGCAATATTGTGCACAACGCGGTGTCCTTCGCGCGGCGCGAGGTGCAGATTTCCACACGCTGGACGGCCGAATGGTCGGAAGTGGAAGTATCGGACGACGGCCCGGGTTTCTCGGAAGCACTGCTCGATGAGCTGGGCACGCCCTTCATCTCGACTCGCCAGGGCGTGGAAGGCCACATGGGTCTAGGGGTCTTCATTGCGAAAACCTTGCTGGAACGCACCGGCGCTTCGGTCAGCTTCGGCAATCGCGGCGGTGGTCAGGATGGGGCCGCCGTCGTCGTGCGCTGGCCAAATCCGGTCTTCAAGGCTACATAGCCGCCAGATCGGAGGACCAGATGAGCCAGGACACAGGCGCCAATCGCTCCGTCTCGCCCGTTGCTGCTGGCGCGACGAACAGCAAGGACCGCACGCTGCTGATCGCCGATGACGATGCGGCTTTCCGCAATCGCATCGCGCGCGCGCTCGAACAGCGCGGCTTCGTGGTGACGGCGGTCGGCTCGGTGGCGGAGGCGCTGGCGCAGACCGCGCGGCCTCCGGCCTTCGCCGTGCTCGATCTGAGGCTGGGCGATGGCAATGGGCTGGAGCTGGTCGGACCCCTGCGTCAGGCGCGTCCCGACATCCGTATCGTCGTGCTGACCGGATACGGCAATATCGCGACCGCGGTCGCGGCGGTGAAGGAGGGAGCGGTCGACTATCTCGCCAAACCCGCCGACGCCGATGCGATCGAGCAGGCGCTCACCACGCACGGCCGCAAGCTGCCGCCGCCGCCCAGCAACCCGATGTCGGCGGACCGCGTGCGCTGGGAGCATATCCAGCGCGTGTTCGAGCAATGCGACCGCAATGTCTCCGAGACGGCGCGCCGGCTCAACATGCATCGCCGCACGCTGCAGCGCATTCTCGGCAAGCACGCGCCAAGGGAGCACTGATCTTCGGGGCCGCGCGCATCTTGCGCGCTCATGAGCGGGCCGGAGGCCCGCGGTCCCATTCTGTCAGGCCTTCCGGCTCTGGGCGTTCCAGAACTGCTCGAGGTTGGCGATCAGCGCCGGGCTGAAGTGGCACCAGGCCTGCTCGCGGGCATAGATCGCGGCATATTGCCGGAAGAGATCGAACGGCTCGGCCGCGAGCCGCATGGCGCGGCGGTTGCCGATCGCGCCCACGGTACCCGATGTTGCAAGCCGGTCGATCACGCGCACGATGGTGGCATCCACCATGTCCGGCGGCACGACCTCGTCGCAGATCAGGCGGCCGACATCGGAATCGCATTCGATGCGGCGCTCGTACATGATCGCCTGCCGTGTGACCCGGTCGCCCACGAAACGTGACATGCGCAGGTTGGCCATCGCCGGGATGATGCCTTCCTTGCGCGCCGGCAAGGTCATGTAGGCGTCGTTGGCGGCGATGTTGAAATCGGTGGCGAGCAGGATCTGGCAGCCGCCGCCGATGGCGAAGGTGTCGACGGCCGCGATCCAGAGCTTCTCGATCGAATCGCCCGACACTTCGTCGGGCGTCACCTCCGGCCGGGCGAGGCCGCGGAACATCTTGTTCACGAAGCCCATGTCGCGGATCAGGAACCACAGGAACGGGATCTTGCCGTAGTAAATGTGCGTGAGGTTGATGCCGGCGTTGAACACGCGTCTTCCGGCATATTTGCCTTCGGTCACCACATCGCCGCGCAGCACCGCCATCTGGCTTCGCGGGTCGAGGGTGCAGACGTCGACGCCGATCTCGGTCGCGATCTGGGTGGCGTTGTCCTCGGCATTGAGGAACCGCTTGTTGGCGAACAGGAGCACCGCCGCCTTGCCCTGGCGCTCGACCTTTGCCGTGCCGAGATCGAGCCGGCCGTCGCGCTGGAACTTCGCCAGCGCCTCGGCCGACTCGGGGCGCGGCAGCAGCATCGCATGGCAGAGGTGGCGGCCGCCCTCGGGATCGGCCAGGAACTGGTTGCAAAGAATGCCCTGGTCGATCTCGCAGCCGTCCTTCTCGCTTTGCCGCAGCTCGGCTTCGGCCGCCACCTCGGCGCGGGTCGGCGCCAGGCCCGGCACGAGATCGGCCGCATCGTAGACGAGCTCCTCCAGCCGCACGAACTTGCGCCGGCTGTCGGTCAGCTTGTCATAGAGCGTGCGGGCATGGGCGCGCAGGAAGACAAACCGCGCCTCGCGCGCCGCCTGCTTGATCGCTTCGGCCGTATCGAATTCGGCCGTGCTGCGCTTCGGCTTGGCCGGCAGGCGCGCGAGAAGGGAGGCCTGTTCGTGCCAGTATCGGGAAAAGGCGGCAACGTCGGCCGCGAGATCGCCGGTCGCCGCCGGCTTCGAAACGACCGAGTCCATGCGACGTGTCCTGCCCGGCGAAGATCTGGAGCGGGCGACGGGATTTGAACCCGCGACCTACGGCTTGGGAAGCCGACGCTCTACCCCTGAGCTACACCCGCGTTGACGATATTCTAGCCCGCGGTTGCGCCCGAGGTCCATTCGTGTATCTCACCGTCATGCTGGACGAAATTCTGACTGCGGAGGAGCGCGCGGTCGTGGCCCGGGCCCGGGTCTTCGCCGAGGAGCACGTCGCGCCCCAGGCCGCGCAGTGGGAGTGGGACCGGCGCTATCCCCTGGAGACAATCAAGGCCGCCTGCGCGACCGGCCTCAACACCATCGAGCTCGGCAGGGCGCTTGGCGGCCAAGGGCTTTCCTTCTCCTGCAAGCTGCGCGCCTACGAGGAGATCGCCAAGGCCGACTTCGCCTTCGCCTTCGCGCTGATCAATCACCACAATGCCTGCGCGCGGTTCGCGCGCGACGGCCAGCCCGGGCAGGTCGAGCGGCTCCTGCCGCGCATGATCGCGGGTGATCTGATCGGCTGTGCGGGTTTGAGCGAACCTGGCGTGGGCAGCGATTTCGCGGCGCTGGAAACCAAAGCCGAGCGTGTCGAAGGCGGCTGGAAACTGAACGGCGCCAAGGCCTGGATCACCAATGCCGCCGTCGCCGGCCTCTCGGTCGTCTATGCCCAGACCGACAAGGCGCAGGGCTGGCGCGGCATTGCCTGCTTCGCGGTCGAGGCCGAGCGGCCGGGCTTCCATCGCGAGCCGCCGTTCGCCCTGCATGGCGGTCACGCCATCGGTGTCGGCGGCTTTCGCTTGGTCGACTACGTCGCGCCGGACGAGGCGGTGCTGCAGCCGCCGGGACAGGCCTTCAAGTCGGCGTTGGCCGGCATCAACGGCGCCCGTGCCTATGTGGCCGCGATGTGCTGCGGCATGCTGCAGGCGAGCCTCGAGACGGCGGTGCGCTACACGCAGCAACGCCGGACCTTCGGTCAGCCGGTGCTGGCGCATCAGGGCGTGCGCTGGAAGCTGGTCGATGCAGCGGCCGACCTCGAGGCCGCGAGACTGCTCGCCTATCGCGCGGCGCGCCTGATCGACGAGGGCGGCGACGCGGTTCTGCCGGCGGCCTACGCCAAGAAGTTCGCGACCGAGAGGACGCTCGCCCGCATCGCCGACTGTATCCAGGCGATGGGCGCCAACGGCCTGCGCGCCGACCATCCCCTGGCACGCCATCTCGCCTGCGCCAAGATCGCGGCCTACACCGACGGTTCGATCGAGATGATGAACGAGCGGATCGGCGTCGCCCTGCCGCAGGTCTTCGGAACAGCCAAGTGATCGTCGGCACCGTCGAGATGCATACCGGCGGCGAGCCGACCCGCATCGTCGTCGAGGGCTGGCCGCCCTTCGAAGCCCGCACACTGCTCGGCAAGAGGCGGGAGGCGAAGGAGAGGTTCGACCATCTGCGGCGCGGCCTGATGCTCGAGCCGCGCGGCCATGACGGCATGTACGGCGCGCTCCTGGTCGAGCCCGATCATCCGGAGGCCGACCTCGCGGTGCTGTTCATGCACAACGAGGGCTACAGCACCATGTGTGGCCACGCGACGATCGCGCTCGCGCGCTGGGCGGTCGAGAGCGGTCGCGTGAAGCGGCAGGCGGGCGAGACGGTCGTGCGCCTGCAATGCCCCTGCGGCCTCGTGGTCGCGCATGTGGCGGACGATGGCTTTGTGCGCTTCGAGAGCGTGCCGTCCTTCGTCCATGCCCTCGACCGAACGGTGCCCACCAGGACCTGGGGGCCGCTCGCGGTCGATATCGCCTACGGGGGCGCGTTCTATGTGTTCCTGGCCGCCGATTCGATCGGTCTCGATTTGCACCATTCGCCGATGCAGGCGATCGCCGACGCCGGCGAGGAGATCACGCGTGCGGCTGCCAAGGCGATACCGATCGACCATCCCGAAGCGCCCGATCTCGCCTTTCTCTACGGCACCATCCTGACCGACGGCCGAGACGGTGCGAACGACGTGCCCAGTCGCAATGTCTGCGTCTTCGCCGGCCGGCAGGTCGATCGCAGTCCCACCGGCAGCGGCGTGAGCGCGCGGATGGCGCTGCAGATGGCACGACGCCAGGCACAGCCAGGAGAGCGACGGCTGTTCGAAAGCTGCACCGGTGCTGTCTTCAGCGGTTGCGCGTTGCGTTCAGCGCCTCCAATAGGCCTGCGCAGGGCCGTGGTGGTCGAAGTGGGTGGGCGCGGCCATTTCACCGGCGAAAGCCGCTTCCGCTTCGATGCCGACGATCCGCTGCGCGAGGGATTTTCCCTGACGCAGATTCCGCCATGACCAGTTTCTCCGGACTCCATCTTTCGCTGTGGAAGCAGAGACTGGGCGTGGTTCCCGATCAGGTGTGGCAGCAAACCGACCTACGGACGCGACTTCCTGTACTTGCACGACAACGAGCTCGCGGTGCTGCCGCCGTCGTTCAAGGCCCTCACGCGCCTGCGTTATCTCAACATCAGCGAGAACGAGTTCGATGTTCTGCCCGATCCGGTAACAGCGATGGTCGGCCTGATCGAGCTGAGGATCACCGACAACCGCCTGACCGAGCTGCCGGCGTCCATCTCGCGCCTGGTCCGGCTGCGCGAGCTACATCTGCGCAACAACCGACTCACCACCTTGCCGGACGCCGTCGTTGCCTTACGTGAATTGCGCCAGATCGATCTCAGGGGAAATCCTGTCAGGCGCCTCCCTGAAGGGCTCGTTACCCTGCCGCGGCTCGAAAAGCTCGACCTTCGCTGGGTCACGACCCTGGAGCCGCCGGAATGGTTCGCCGAACTCGAAGCCCGGGGTTGCGCAATCTACCTCTAAGAGCCGATCCGAGAAGTTGTGATTCAGGAACAATGTATTGGCCTGGTCAAGCGCCTGAGCATGAGTCGGATCATGGCAAGGC is a genomic window containing:
- a CDS encoding alpha/beta hydrolase codes for the protein MSLDYSAVPRLPDGRTAREHIESVAALSQAVRVPMGNGGQMMWHIWGAGRGKPALMLFHGGSGSWIHWIRNVVPLSQHYTVYAPDLPGLGDSDPPDDVRDIWSVTKCVRTAVDAILPGNQPFRLVGFSFGGMVSGHLATLMPERIERIVLVGAGGLRATRRPGPKLHKLLPEMPAETLADEARRNLGILMLHDPAKVDGVAIYMQILNTTRARTRSRDMGIAGALSNVLPQVRTPLAGIWGEFDSTTYPYIQERIDLFRALQPDFEMNVVEGAGHWVAYEAPEAFNATLIEILAR
- a CDS encoding serine hydrolase, which codes for MTDLKEAIAFAQAAEARWPRSMHMPDGQFVMTYDSGERPPDNEVLGPVAPRGGASGIVYQGGRLLAEWGDTARADMTFSVAKSFLSLLAGLALGDGLIRSLDDKVAAYALDDGFQSEQNKDITWRHLLTQTSEWQGTLFGKEDRIDHNRVVGLAVAEAPKGTRRALRKPGSFYEYNDVRVNRLSLSLLQVFKEPLPAVLRRRIMDPIGASSGWRWDGYRNSTVTIDGKPMVSVPGGGHWGGGIVISARDLALVGLLVARGGRWNSRQILPEGWTDELVKPCAVAPFYGLLWWLNTDRRQFAAASERSYFALGWGSHIVWIDPDHDLMTVLRWIDRKQAAGFVERLLAAIAK
- the pyrC gene encoding dihydroorotase, which translates into the protein MSTPATLSIRRPDDWHVHLRDGPMLAACAVHTARQFARGIIMPNLVPPVTRVDEAAAYRERIREAIPAGLAFEPLMTCYLTDDADPAELVRGKREGVWVAAKLYPAHATTNSAHGVTSMERISRALDGMEKAGMPLLVHGEVTDPDVDIFDREAVFLDKVLVPLLERHQGLKVVLEHITTRESVQFVEVHSGRLGGTITPHHLSYNRNAIFKGGIRPHFYCLPIAKREEHRLALRRAATSGHSAFFLGTDTAPHTADTKECACGCAGVFNAPVAMQVYAQVFAEERALDRLEAFASLNGPRFYGLPANEERITLQARPLEAPERVEVPGSNKSIVVFRPDTPVGWSFRAKDPSLRSG
- a CDS encoding NUDIX domain-containing protein, which translates into the protein MTKRAVPAGAVVRGTDKGYDHAVPTPTPGSERPVEKIDQKYPYMRPRDAATLILVRMKGKVPEVLMGCRDARHAFMPNRYVFPGGRVDLADAHVPIATPLDRHVDERLRKAASARRARALGVAAVRETFEETGLMLAKPLEGGAPKKDYGEHWRGFLDTGMAPALDCLDLIARAVTPPGRPRRFNARFFMARAEDATGEIRHSSEMGDIRWVRLDEARELPLPTITGLILGEIGRLVKEPPDRSKQRRIPLFITVHRKHLMVEE
- a CDS encoding ActS/PrrB/RegB family redox-sensitive histidine kinase, which produces MAAPNGTSSSPAERAPLAAASPILPPRGGVRLRALVLIRWGAVAGQLFTAAVVHWGLGFSLPLLPVGGAIALSALLNLAVSLGRPASVRIDDREATIFLAFDIVQLAVLLYLTGGLTNPFALLLLAPVAIGATILSLASNIALSLLTIASIGVLALVHQPLPWLGIAPELPEIYQAGFWAGLSLTTLLITLYGWRLAEEARQMSDALAAAQAALAQEQRLSALGALAAAAAHELGTPLSTITVAAKEMLREVEPDDPLREDVELLAAESDRCRSILARLSVDPAGDVSEAYTVVPLPALIEAAAQHCRREGITISFEAGPIGEGTPRTAPIQVRSPEIMQGVGNIVHNAVSFARREVQISTRWTAEWSEVEVSDDGPGFSEALLDELGTPFISTRQGVEGHMGLGVFIAKTLLERTGASVSFGNRGGGQDGAAVVVRWPNPVFKAT
- a CDS encoding ActR/PrrA/RegA family redox response regulator transcription factor, yielding MSQDTGANRSVSPVAAGATNSKDRTLLIADDDAAFRNRIARALEQRGFVVTAVGSVAEALAQTARPPAFAVLDLRLGDGNGLELVGPLRQARPDIRIVVLTGYGNIATAVAAVKEGAVDYLAKPADADAIEQALTTHGRKLPPPPSNPMSADRVRWEHIQRVFEQCDRNVSETARRLNMHRRTLQRILGKHAPREH
- a CDS encoding enoyl-CoA hydratase/isomerase family protein gives rise to the protein MDSVVSKPAATGDLAADVAAFSRYWHEQASLLARLPAKPKRSTAEFDTAEAIKQAAREARFVFLRAHARTLYDKLTDSRRKFVRLEELVYDAADLVPGLAPTRAEVAAEAELRQSEKDGCEIDQGILCNQFLADPEGGRHLCHAMLLPRPESAEALAKFQRDGRLDLGTAKVERQGKAAVLLFANKRFLNAEDNATQIATEIGVDVCTLDPRSQMAVLRGDVVTEGKYAGRRVFNAGINLTHIYYGKIPFLWFLIRDMGFVNKMFRGLARPEVTPDEVSGDSIEKLWIAAVDTFAIGGGCQILLATDFNIAANDAYMTLPARKEGIIPAMANLRMSRFVGDRVTRQAIMYERRIECDSDVGRLICDEVVPPDMVDATIVRVIDRLATSGTVGAIGNRRAMRLAAEPFDLFRQYAAIYAREQAWCHFSPALIANLEQFWNAQSRKA
- a CDS encoding acyl-CoA dehydrogenase family protein: MYLTVMLDEILTAEERAVVARARVFAEEHVAPQAAQWEWDRRYPLETIKAACATGLNTIELGRALGGQGLSFSCKLRAYEEIAKADFAFAFALINHHNACARFARDGQPGQVERLLPRMIAGDLIGCAGLSEPGVGSDFAALETKAERVEGGWKLNGAKAWITNAAVAGLSVVYAQTDKAQGWRGIACFAVEAERPGFHREPPFALHGGHAIGVGGFRLVDYVAPDEAVLQPPGQAFKSALAGINGARAYVAAMCCGMLQASLETAVRYTQQRRTFGQPVLAHQGVRWKLVDAAADLEAARLLAYRAARLIDEGGDAVLPAAYAKKFATERTLARIADCIQAMGANGLRADHPLARHLACAKIAAYTDGSIEMMNERIGVALPQVFGTAK
- a CDS encoding proline racemase family protein; translated protein: MIVGTVEMHTGGEPTRIVVEGWPPFEARTLLGKRREAKERFDHLRRGLMLEPRGHDGMYGALLVEPDHPEADLAVLFMHNEGYSTMCGHATIALARWAVESGRVKRQAGETVVRLQCPCGLVVAHVADDGFVRFESVPSFVHALDRTVPTRTWGPLAVDIAYGGAFYVFLAADSIGLDLHHSPMQAIADAGEEITRAAAKAIPIDHPEAPDLAFLYGTILTDGRDGANDVPSRNVCVFAGRQVDRSPTGSGVSARMALQMARRQAQPGERRLFESCTGAVFSGCALRSAPPIGLRRAVVVEVGGRGHFTGESRFRFDADDPLREGFSLTQIPP
- a CDS encoding leucine-rich repeat domain-containing protein, encoding MHDNELAVLPPSFKALTRLRYLNISENEFDVLPDPVTAMVGLIELRITDNRLTELPASISRLVRLRELHLRNNRLTTLPDAVVALRELRQIDLRGNPVRRLPEGLVTLPRLEKLDLRWVTTLEPPEWFAELEARGCAIYL